cattagacaacaTGGACGACCTGAGAATTgagtctacttcatttttagcttATGATTTGAACAGGTATGGTAAAATACATTCACCATTGGAGGTCCACACAACATTGGCCAATAACCACCTTGTGACGTAGCGTCTGTAGAGAGGGAGGGATTACGTGTTAGCCTTACTGTAAGGCCCAACtttatgatgtgttgtatatccatgaccCCTAGTCGTTTCTCCAGCCAATTATACGACAAGATCTCAAACTTTAAGcaaatctaaatatcaggtgaaccatatcacaggaaacagtggtgattgagtactCACTATTAGaacataaaaagaagaaaaaaaaaaatgaaggaatgaGTAAAAGAGAAGAAGATTGACTGTTATAGTAAGTGGTTGTGCAGACCGTGCAATCAAGAGTTGGTTGCGCGGGTCGCATAACTAAGTTCAGAAATGGTTTGATGGAAGTGATTGGATCtaatgcaaggtgggccccatggcacgaaGATCGAGGATTTGCACatgtggaggtctataaataccccactccccctcttatTTGGGGATtggaagaattttggaagaaggtCAGAGCTCCTGAAGAAGCTGAAGGTAGGGGAGATGAGTTGCAAGGGTTTGCGCGGCCCGCGTAACCCATATTGGTTGCGCAGGTCGCACAACCAGGCTGTTATATAGCCAATAAAAGAAATGGCcaaaatgctgccgaaatcgTCAAGCCTAATCTTCACCACTTTAAGTTCTCCATTTGCATAAAAGATAAAGCTCAAGAGGGGGAAGATCAGATGATCAAACCTACACAATATTCCTCCTAGAGAGATTATCAAAGCGtaagtcgaaatgctgccgaatttgatattcagattcgatattcgaactttgttaatttttatatttttaaatgatctatcttagaatcaagggatgttagaggatgtaaatgaattcagtattaataatacaatgattgttctttATACACTTTCTCTGTTAtttttgaataagataatctcccaaatcaaacgcatttgtttcttgttcgaaatacTTACCATGTAAAATACCAAAGCACCCATATTAAGGTTTTTGTacccgttgataatgtcaagaagatccgcatgaaaggaaaatataaagatcaactTGAGAAAGAGCTTTTATTGatcacaattttttattttttatttatagttattcaccactgtttctaatgACATGTAGacgtgtacatgagtcgagtcgagccgagctttgcccagctcatgCTTGACTTAGATTGCTCGAGTCCCAACTcgtgctcggcttggctcggccttcgagctcgaaacatcagctcgtgctcggctcggccgagttcgagccaagttcgagtcttCAGCCTAGAacagaaatgaagaaaatatctTGTGCCACATGTACAGTAGATATCTCCATTTGCCCTCCATAGAATCCATGAGCTGTGTGAATCTTAGAATTACTTCTATCCTGAAGACTCTGAACGCAacaaaccaaaaataaagaaaacaatAGGGAAAGGGTTATAAAACAAAGCAGCTAAAAGAGGAGCAGAAGAAtgggggaaaaaaataaataaataaaaggttaAGAGTTGAAGTACCTGCAATATTTTCTTTATGAAAGGCACGAGCTTCGCTTTAAGCAATTTCACAACTCTCATGAAGAGAGAACTCGCCCATCGGCTGACATTGGGATTCGGATGGTGTATACCCCTTTTATCAAGAAATGTAGCCAACACAAGAGGTATATACTCTTTATTCCCCGCCGGCTGACATGGTTACTGTCTCTAAATACACGAGCACCACCACACGATGCGAATGGCACAAAAAGCGTGCCGACAAGAGCATTgggaggaagaaggagagagtggagagagagagagagagagagagagagagagagagagagagagctttgccGGCGGCCGGACTTACAGAGAGGGCGGAAGAGAGGGAGGCTATAGGGAGAGAGGGTTAGGATTGGGCGCCGGGCGGGATAGTTTTGAAAAaggggtagggttttttttttttagaagggtatatataccctgtaccgagtcgagttggctcaagctcgaactcagctcgaattcatttcaagctccaaaaatcagctcgacttggttcgaactcagcttcgattcgagtcgagtcgagccgaccaaattaccgagctaactctactcgtgtacagctctaatgaaATGTTGGCCTAAGATTTGGGTCTTCTTAAGATTTGGAACATCGCCCAacaatgaaatgaaaaaacagatgggcgCAGTCGATAAACGAAAATACCTCAAGTGGGGCCACATGAGGTTAGGATAACACTCACAGAGGTGTTACGTGGTATCAGCAAATCCGCCCCCTTGGTAGGAATCCAACGTGCAACGCAATCGAATCCGTGTCCATTCCGGACCAGTCACATCCCTCGGCAGAAGCCACATGGTGAGACAACGTGAGGCCTGGTTCCATCCACGGGGATATCCATCAGCACTCGCACACTTTCTCTCTCAGCCGTCTGTTAAAACAAATCTTCCCTACGCATATATCTTTTCGGTAGAAGATTAACTGTTACCACGGTAACAAGTGTTACTCTCTGTAACGCGTGTTACCCTGTCTGGTCACATTGATGTATTTGCGATATATTCATGCCGACCGCGTATGCTTTTACAAATAGGATATGATCCTAAAGCTTCAAATACGGTCAACATTACCATTGGAAGTATTGATGAatagccattaaaaaaaaaattataggctATAAAAGCTTTGAATTAAGTTGATTTTTATACTTTTACTTATCTTCTTGAcatcatgaacgggttggatggcaaacaaccATTTCGAAAACCTTACTATGGGccctaaattatttttaatgttaaggcactcaatcaccactgtgtaCTATCATGTAATCCATTTAAGAtatggatatacttaatttttggaaacaaatcttaaatttggtgggagcaacggatggacagcgtagatatacaacatattatTGAGGTGAGaaccacggtaagggtaacacccgctAAAAGGTGTTACCCGGGCAACACCTAATatcctccctttcttttcttgtcTGAACGGTGGAAAGCGTCTCAAAGAGGAAAATTAGATaaagaagaggaggagaaagtGTACTTTTAATACATTTTATTGTTTTTCATCGTTGTTCAGTCCGAGATGGTCAGAATAAAAAGGTGGAGCTGGTCATCGGCCCTAATTGGAGCCGCATCCGCGGCGGCTACGGCTGCCATAATCGTGGGCAAGCCCAGGGATCCAAATTTCCAGCTAATCTCCATCAGTCTCACCTCTTTCAAGCTAAACCTCCCACTTCTCGACGTGGAgctgatcctcaccgtccacgtcACCAACCCCAACATCGTTCCCATTGACTATGCTCCCTCCTCTGTCTCCATCTTCTACGACGGCTCCCTCCTCGGCTCCGCTGAGCTTCAAGCCGGATCCCAGCCCCCCAACTCTTGCCGGCTCATCCGCCTCCCCGCTCGCCTCCACGGAGTCGAGCTCGCGCACCATGCCGCCAAGTTCCTGTCTGACGTTGCTAACCGGGAGATGGTTCTGGACGCGGCTGTGGACATCCATGGTACGGCTAAGGTGATGTGGTGGGCACACAGATTCAAGGCCCACGTTGATAGTCACGTGATAGTGGATCCGGTCTTTCTTGACGTCATCCATCAGGAGAACCACTCGGAGGTCGACCTTCTCCTCCTTTCTTAAATGACATTGGATTCCGATTACAACTTGGTTTCTGCTGCCTGTGTGTATTGTGAACATTGTACTTTGGTTGAAACAAGCACAGCCAACCAATTATTAGCTTGGATGTCAGCCAATGTCTGAGCAGACACTTACAAAGGGCTGTGGTTCCAACATGTTTTAGTAATGCTCAGGGTTATTAGGATATTTGAAGTTACTCAGGCTGTCTATaccttaagtagcttattttaatttttatttattaaacaAAAGTTATTAAAGCTCCAATTGAATAttatcaaataagttactttttctatttataAAAGTAGATAACTGGTAATGCAGTTTTTCGGTAGACCCTCCCCGATTAACCATTTGAGACCTACACAAATGAAAACAACAGACAAAAGAGACCCTGTCTTATAtatgggaccctccgatgcctaagttaggaccTTAGGTCTTTAATAGGGTATGATCTCTTAAGGAAAAAAGTCATCAGTCGAGTATTGAGATATGTATGGGTATCTTTTGTTGGCTAAgggtacctctatttataggggaAAGAAGATAATGCCATAAAGAGTTTATCCCGATACGCGGGAGATCATTTCGCATAGGTATCCGGATTCGTCCAGGATTTTCTCAAGATTATCATTGTTCGATGTTCTCGAGATCTGATTTGATCTGATCCCCCAAAGATCTTGTGAGAGATCTTTGGGCCGCTGGAGAAATTCTCAGACTATTAGTTTGGGGAAGATCGTCTTAGATATACTAGACGCAAGCAATATTGAGCTTTCCGCTAAATCGGCTTTTGCCTAGTTTTAAAGGTCATCCCGCAATGTGATCGAGCTATGACCGACCTGTAGTTGAGCTATGGCTGAGCTATGGTCGAGATATGATCGAGCTATGGCCAACCTATCGGTTAGGTCAGCAATTGGCCATTTGAGTGGACTTGCAGTTGCATTCTCTTTTAGTGTCCTTACAGTTGCTTCAACCTCCTTGAAGGTTGATATGTCTTCGAACGTAAAAGCCCTTTAAGGCTTAAATCCCATTGGGTCCGTGCTGGTTTATAGAGTTGGTCTATTCCATAAGTCGACTTatcaactcatctatttttttttccccaacagtaaggcCCCCCTTACCTTTCGAGCCGATTTATGGAGGCCCGGAAAGTAAGTCAAGTAtagctaggttaggttatatatGGTTTAGGTCGGGTCATGTCGTCATAAATGCCAAGTATGACAGCCAGT
This region of Magnolia sinica isolate HGM2019 chromosome 1, MsV1, whole genome shotgun sequence genomic DNA includes:
- the LOC131250908 gene encoding uncharacterized protein LOC131250908, with product MVRIKRWSWSSALIGAASAAATAAIIVGKPRDPNFQLISISLTSFKLNLPLLDVELILTVHVTNPNIVPIDYAPSSVSIFYDGSLLGSAELQAGSQPPNSCRLIRLPARLHGVELAHHAAKFLSDVANREMVLDAAVDIHGTAKVMWWAHRFKAHVDSHVIVDPVFLDVIHQENHSEVDLLLLS